The Candidatus Cloacimonadota bacterium region TGAATGATTTAGAACTCTTTTTTTCAAGTCTGTTCCTATTTCTGAAAATTATGATTTTAAGTCAATTATTTCAAATTTGAAATTCATTTTTATGGTCATAAATAAAGTCGAGAAGTTCATCATCAGACATTTTCAGTTTTTTTGAGAGAGAGAAAACAATTTTCACCCCGGACAGATTTAAACCGATTTCCTGGGTCAAAGTGATAATAATATTTATTTTTAGAATGTCCTTTTTAGAAAAAATTCGTGTTTTATTTTCAGTTCTTTGCGGTTTTATCAAATGTTTTCTTTCGTACATTCTGATAGTTTGATCGTGGATACCTAATTTTTTGGATACTTCTCCGATAAGGAATGTGCCGGAAATTTTATTCATTATTAACTCCATATATTAAAAGTCAGGAAGCACTTCTCTCGGATTTATGGCTTTCCCTTTGTTGCGATATTCAAAATGAAGATGTGAACCCGTTGTAGTTCCCGTATTTCCAAGAGTAGCAATTGGCTGACCTTTTTTTACTTCTTCACCCAATCTTACCAGATTCGTTTCATTATGAGCATAAACCGTCATCACAAAATCATCATGTTCTAAAATAACGACATTGCCATAACCCTTTTGAGTTCCGGCAAAAGCAACTTTTCCATCCAAAGCAGCAAAAATCGGCTCACCGATTGGAGCCGCAATATCGATTCCTTTATGCCGTCTTCCATTTCGCATCCCGAATTCGGAAGTTACCTGACCTTTAACAGGCAAAAATAGTTCTTTTTTAGAAACAGGTTTTTCAGGAATCTTTTTTTCTTCAGATAAATCCGATTCCTGCAAAATTCTTTCCTGTTCATTTGTTTCTTCAATTTTTTTTGAAGGGACTTCTGTATGGGCAGCTTCTAACCATATTTTCTGTCCTGCACTCAAAGAAAGTGTGCTCAAGTCATTAAATTCCACAATATCGAGAATTCCGAGATCATACATTTTGGAAATTCGA contains the following coding sequences:
- a CDS encoding M23 family metallopeptidase, translating into MFLTRAKKQKNNHPKRINSFLLKLPFLCLIFFSYVEIFSLSSNPKYFTPSKKYHYVRKGETLKEISEKYSISIENLKLFNNLSSDKVFIGQKIYLIPKPQKKSEFVTIRPIPKCKYHVVKPRESIYRISKMYDLGILDIVEFNDLSTLSLSAGQKIWLEAAHTEVPSKKIEETNEQERILQESDLSEEKKIPEKPVSKKELFLPVKGQVTSEFGMRNGRRHKGIDIAAPIGEPIFAALDGKVAFAGTQKGYGNVVILEHDDFVMTVYAHNETNLVRLGEEVKKGQPIATLGNTGTTTGSHLHFEYRNKGKAINPREVLPDF
- a CDS encoding MerR family transcriptional regulator — encoded protein: MELIMNKISGTFLIGEVSKKLGIHDQTIRMYERKHLIKPQRTENKTRIFSKKDILKINIIITLTQEIGLNLSGVKIVFSLSKKLKMSDDELLDFIYDHKNEFQI